A genomic stretch from Candidatus Margulisiibacteriota bacterium includes:
- a CDS encoding citrate/2-methylcitrate synthase — MEKTNEEKLTKKEQLLTNWSEIATKKSLVKSELYTKYDVKRGLRDVNGKGVLAGLTQIGEVHAYNADGSSAHGKLIYRGIEIQDLVNGFSASEHFGFEETCYLLLFGDLPNKKELKSFEDMLVESRKLSKRFVHDGILKMPSSDVMNAMARAVLGLYTFDKDPDNISIKNILEQCIKLIATFPLLAVYSYRAYIHQFEGKSLVIHHPKPELSTAENILYMLRSDSKYTDLEAKLLDISLVLHAEHGGGNNSTFATHLLSSSGTDTYSTIAGALGSLKGPRHGGANIKAVHMFDEIKKEIKDWENDEEVKSYILKLLNKEAFDNSGLIYGIGHAVYSLSDPRAIILRDYAKKLAEEKGLLDEFNLHVKIETLAPEIIGEKRKIYKGVSANVDFFSGFVYKMLGIPEELYTPLFAIARIAGWSAHRIEEMANGGKIIRPAYKGIAEPRSYIPIDKR, encoded by the coding sequence ATGGAAAAAACTAATGAAGAAAAGTTAACAAAAAAAGAACAGCTCCTTACAAATTGGAGCGAAATAGCTACTAAAAAAAGTCTAGTAAAATCAGAACTATATACTAAATATGATGTCAAAAGAGGTCTTCGTGACGTCAACGGAAAAGGCGTATTAGCTGGACTTACCCAAATAGGCGAAGTACATGCTTACAATGCAGACGGTTCATCTGCTCACGGAAAACTCATTTATAGAGGAATAGAAATACAAGACTTAGTGAACGGCTTTTCTGCAAGCGAACATTTTGGGTTTGAAGAAACGTGCTATTTATTGCTTTTTGGAGATTTGCCAAACAAAAAAGAATTAAAAAGCTTTGAAGACATGCTAGTTGAATCTAGAAAACTATCCAAAAGATTTGTTCATGATGGTATCTTAAAAATGCCAAGTAGCGACGTTATGAATGCTATGGCAAGAGCAGTTTTAGGTTTATATACTTTCGATAAAGACCCTGACAATATTTCCATCAAAAATATTTTAGAGCAATGCATAAAGCTTATTGCCACCTTCCCTCTACTCGCTGTTTATTCCTATAGGGCTTACATCCATCAGTTTGAAGGAAAAAGTTTAGTCATTCACCATCCCAAACCTGAGCTTTCTACTGCAGAAAACATTCTGTATATGTTACGCAGTGATAGCAAATACACTGATTTAGAAGCAAAGCTCCTAGATATATCATTAGTACTTCATGCTGAACATGGTGGCGGCAACAACTCTACGTTTGCGACTCATTTACTTTCTTCTAGTGGCACAGACACCTACTCAACTATAGCTGGAGCGCTTGGTTCCTTAAAAGGACCCCGTCATGGTGGAGCCAACATTAAAGCAGTACATATGTTTGATGAAATCAAAAAAGAAATAAAAGATTGGGAAAATGACGAAGAAGTTAAAAGCTATATCTTGAAATTACTTAACAAGGAAGCCTTTGATAATTCTGGATTAATCTACGGAATTGGACATGCTGTTTATTCACTTTCAGACCCAAGAGCAATCATTCTTAGAGACTACGCTAAAAAGCTTGCCGAAGAAAAAGGCCTGCTTGATGAATTTAATCTTCATGTAAAAATAGAAACTCTTGCACCTGAAATAATTGGAGAAAAAAGAAAAATCTACAAAGGTGTAAGCGCTAACGTAGACTTCTTTTCAGGTTTTGTTTATAAAATGTTAGGTATCCCAGAAGAATTATACACTCCACTTTTTGCGATAGCTCGTATTGCAGGATGGTCTGCACACCGTATAGAAGAAATGGCCAACGGTGGCAAAATTATTCGTCCAGCCTATAAAGGCATTGCAGAACCACGGAGCTATATTCCAATAGATAAACGTTAA
- a CDS encoding RNA-binding protein produces the protein MQNKLYVGNLPFSATNDSITELFSEAGKVVSANVIMDRETNRSKGFGFVEMSSEEEANAVIKSFNGKDLGGRDLKVSLAKPKEERPTNNRW, from the coding sequence ATGCAAAATAAACTATACGTAGGAAATCTACCATTTTCAGCAACTAATGATTCTATCACAGAATTATTTTCAGAAGCTGGCAAGGTAGTATCTGCTAATGTAATCATGGATAGAGAAACAAATCGTTCAAAAGGATTTGGATTTGTTGAAATGAGTTCAGAAGAAGAAGCTAACGCTGTAATCAAATCATTTAATGGTAAAGATTTAGGCGGAAGAGACTTAAAGGTATCTTTAGCTAAACCTAAAGAAGAACGCCCAACAAACAACCGTTGGTAA
- the cls gene encoding cardiolipin synthase, whose translation MLARLIIFIHITLAIFAISHVILNKRSASSALNWILFIFIYPFFGIVAYFLFGINRVKKKVLKNTLKTKQLRLPNQEECPFANKNVPITKKHLQQIEKIVDKIIFTPLLPGNAISLYKNGDEAYPAILTAMGQAKHSINLCSYIFDGHETCHPFLQALIQAKKRGVIVNVFIDGVGAFYSLPSMFKLLKKNNIRVHLFNPTLLPWKTQYLNLRNHKKIIVIDGKIGFTGGMNLSRFSIQANNPKNPIQDIHFKIEGPVVRHLQETFVLDWAYITNEELTTPEWFPTIKAAGNIPARGISDGPDDGSDQLRDTILGAISCSRSSITIQSPYFLPDSTLISALKSASRRGVKITIMIPEKNNFRLVQWAAMAQMWQILNWSEVYLGAAPFDHSKFMVVDDFWCFIGSANWDQRSLRLNYEFNLECYSTKLAKELNATFQEKKLIAKKIDLSFVDSRHLLIKLRDGLARLGKPLL comes from the coding sequence ATGCTTGCAAGATTAATAATTTTTATTCACATTACCTTGGCGATTTTCGCAATCAGCCATGTTATTTTAAACAAAAGGAGTGCCAGCTCTGCTCTAAACTGGATTTTGTTTATTTTTATCTATCCTTTCTTTGGAATTGTGGCTTATTTTTTATTTGGTATTAATAGAGTAAAGAAAAAAGTTTTAAAAAATACCCTAAAAACTAAACAACTTCGATTACCAAACCAAGAAGAATGCCCTTTCGCAAATAAAAATGTACCTATAACTAAAAAACATTTACAACAAATAGAAAAAATTGTAGACAAAATAATATTCACTCCATTATTACCCGGAAACGCTATTAGTTTATATAAAAATGGAGATGAAGCGTATCCAGCGATTCTTACAGCAATGGGACAAGCTAAACACTCCATAAACCTCTGTTCTTACATTTTTGATGGCCATGAAACTTGCCACCCTTTTCTCCAAGCACTCATTCAAGCGAAGAAAAGAGGCGTTATAGTCAATGTTTTTATTGATGGTGTAGGGGCCTTCTATTCCTTACCTAGTATGTTTAAGCTCTTGAAAAAGAACAATATTCGCGTCCATTTATTTAATCCGACCCTTCTCCCCTGGAAAACACAGTATTTAAACCTAAGAAATCATAAAAAAATTATTGTTATTGACGGGAAAATAGGTTTTACCGGAGGAATGAACCTCAGTCGTTTTTCTATACAAGCAAATAATCCTAAAAACCCCATTCAAGATATTCACTTTAAAATTGAGGGGCCTGTCGTTAGACATTTACAAGAAACCTTTGTGCTCGACTGGGCATATATAACAAATGAGGAGCTAACCACTCCCGAATGGTTTCCCACCATCAAGGCCGCAGGAAATATCCCAGCCAGAGGCATTAGCGATGGTCCAGACGATGGTTCTGACCAATTAAGAGATACTATTCTAGGAGCTATCAGCTGTTCAAGGTCATCAATCACTATTCAGTCCCCCTATTTTCTCCCTGACAGTACGCTCATTTCTGCGCTTAAAAGTGCTTCAAGACGTGGCGTGAAAATAACAATTATGATACCAGAAAAAAATAATTTTCGCTTGGTACAATGGGCCGCTATGGCTCAAATGTGGCAAATACTAAATTGGAGTGAAGTTTATTTAGGAGCCGCTCCCTTTGATCACAGCAAATTTATGGTGGTAGATGATTTCTGGTGTTTTATTGGTTCTGCTAATTGGGATCAGCGTAGCTTAAGGCTAAATTATGAATTTAATCTAGAATGCTATTCAACCAAACTCGCTAAAGAGCTAAATGCTACTTTTCAAGAAAAAAAGCTTATTGCTAAAAAAATAGACTTATCTTTTGTTGATAGTCGCCACTTACTAATCAAACTTCGAGATGGCTTAGCACGTCTTGGCAAACCATTATTATAA
- a CDS encoding tryptophan-rich sensory protein produces the protein MKNKTMLMALSVLTFLFMLTLNALANILPINGYNTGQLSDMYPNLFVPAGITFSIWGLIYIALILFIYGLYKLKLSEEKGFMNISILFSISNLLNGCWILAWHYKFVFISLIIMILLLITLSAMYSSVKKLNNSKGVFLVKSATSLYLGWISLATVANFSAFLVNIGWNRFGFSEVFWTLFMIIVVLGLTIVFLLREKDIVFSLVVLWAYWGIVIKRLATVPVYNQIVITTELSMVVVFVLMLLTVLRLFKKS, from the coding sequence ATGAAAAATAAAACAATGTTGATGGCTTTAAGCGTTCTCACCTTTTTGTTTATGCTAACGCTCAATGCCTTAGCCAATATTTTGCCAATTAATGGTTATAACACTGGTCAACTTTCTGATATGTACCCTAATTTATTCGTTCCAGCAGGAATTACTTTTTCAATTTGGGGATTAATTTATATAGCGCTTATATTGTTTATCTATGGTTTATATAAGCTAAAACTTTCAGAAGAAAAGGGATTTATGAATATCTCAATTCTGTTTAGTATTAGTAATTTGTTGAACGGCTGCTGGATTTTGGCCTGGCATTATAAGTTTGTATTTATTTCCTTAATAATAATGATTTTGCTTCTTATTACCTTATCTGCGATGTATTCATCAGTCAAAAAACTTAATAACAGTAAGGGTGTCTTTCTTGTAAAGTCAGCTACAAGCTTGTATCTTGGCTGGATATCCTTAGCTACTGTTGCCAATTTTTCTGCTTTTTTGGTGAATATAGGATGGAATAGGTTTGGTTTTAGCGAGGTATTTTGGACTTTATTTATGATTATAGTTGTTTTGGGTTTAACTATAGTTTTCTTATTAAGAGAAAAGGATATAGTTTTTTCTCTGGTTGTCTTGTGGGCATATTGGGGGATTGTTATTAAAAGATTAGCAACAGTTCCAGTTTATAATCAAATAGTTATTACCACAGAATTATCAATGGTAGTTGTTTTTGTTTTAATGCTATTAACAGTCTTGAGGTTATTTAAAAAATCATAA
- a CDS encoding DUF2141 domain-containing protein, which produces MLSLSFGVNISGDIIRLSGKHPVVVNLYNLESWAKNTPFRQLVVPTEIVGKTFKFEVPTGDYGIVVIEDKDRNGKLSFGLFGPSEPAKVYNLDKIVFGPPDFNDFKFSVTSDIKDLTIKF; this is translated from the coding sequence TTGCTATCTTTATCTTTTGGTGTAAACATTTCTGGAGATATAATTAGATTATCTGGAAAACATCCAGTAGTTGTTAATCTTTATAATTTGGAAAGCTGGGCAAAGAATACGCCTTTCAGGCAGTTAGTTGTCCCAACAGAAATAGTAGGAAAGACCTTTAAGTTCGAAGTTCCTACCGGAGATTATGGGATAGTTGTTATTGAAGATAAAGACAGGAACGGGAAGTTAAGCTTTGGTCTTTTTGGTCCTTCTGAGCCAGCAAAGGTTTATAATTTAGATAAAATAGTTTTTGGCCCACCTGATTTTAATGATTTTAAGTTTAGCGTTACTTCAGACATAAAAGATTTAACTATAAAGTTTTAA
- a CDS encoding pyrimidine dimer DNA glycosylase/endonuclease V: protein MRLWSIHPSYLDSIGLVALWREALLAQKVLQGETKGYKNHPQLIRFKEADNSLEAIGSYLQTIWDEAKTRGYSFDKSKIFLCNKLTRLPITDGQLKIEFNWLCEKLKKRSPEKHSSLLFVKEVEPNSMFDVCHGPKAFWEKAFLAAIPEV, encoded by the coding sequence ATGAGACTTTGGAGTATTCATCCTTCATATTTAGATTCAATTGGCTTAGTGGCTTTATGGCGGGAGGCTTTGTTAGCACAAAAAGTGTTGCAAGGTGAAACAAAAGGATACAAAAACCATCCTCAGCTTATCCGTTTTAAGGAAGCCGACAATTCATTAGAAGCAATAGGTTCTTATCTACAAACCATCTGGGACGAAGCCAAAACACGAGGCTATTCTTTTGATAAATCAAAGATATTTCTATGTAATAAACTAACTCGGTTGCCAATCACAGATGGGCAATTAAAAATAGAGTTTAATTGGTTATGTGAAAAGCTCAAAAAACGTTCTCCTGAAAAACATAGTTCTCTTTTATTTGTTAAGGAAGTTGAACCAAATTCTATGTTTGATGTTTGCCATGGTCCAAAAGCTTTTTGGGAAAAAGCTTTTTTAGCAGCAATTCCCGAAGTTTAA
- a CDS encoding carboxymuconolactone decarboxylase family protein has translation MKKNLTLSEAVVHKNEFKRKFSLLEMYRSFVFAPRAIAKLIKNNKSKLVNKHFIERLQLAVTEVNGCAACSYQHTKMALQQGMSNEEISSFLSGADNFIKPEEAKAIMFAQHFADSRGFPKKYSYDSIVKEYGEETAQIILSAAQIMIAGNIYGIPFSAFLSRLHGKTYKDSSLFYEMGMLILGILFLPIAILHGLLRGLIGLSNKRFDASTDN, from the coding sequence ATGAAAAAGAATCTCACATTGTCAGAAGCAGTAGTTCATAAAAATGAATTTAAGCGAAAGTTCAGTTTATTGGAAATGTATCGTTCTTTTGTTTTTGCTCCAAGAGCTATAGCAAAATTAATTAAGAACAATAAAAGCAAATTAGTTAATAAGCATTTTATAGAACGGTTACAACTAGCTGTAACCGAAGTAAATGGTTGCGCAGCTTGTTCCTATCAGCATACAAAAATGGCGTTACAACAAGGCATGAGCAATGAAGAAATAAGTAGTTTTCTAAGCGGAGCTGATAATTTTATTAAGCCTGAAGAAGCAAAAGCCATAATGTTTGCCCAACACTTTGCTGATTCAAGAGGCTTTCCCAAAAAATATTCTTATGATTCTATTGTGAAGGAATACGGGGAAGAAACAGCACAAATTATTCTTTCAGCAGCCCAAATAATGATTGCTGGAAATATCTATGGAATACCCTTTAGCGCATTTCTGTCCCGACTGCATGGGAAAACATACAAAGACAGCTCCTTGTTTTACGAAATGGGAATGTTAATTCTGGGTATTTTGTTTTTACCAATTGCTATCCTGCATGGATTGCTTCGAGGGTTGATTGGATTATCAAATAAAAGATTTGATGCAAGCACAGATAATTAG
- a CDS encoding peptide chain release factor-like protein has protein sequence MPEQTIISITKLNKLKLRMETLGIKEQDLVEKFILGSGSGGQKVNKTASTVYLKYLPTGEEVKCGEERSRAINRFLARRILCDVIEKKILGKESKKQQDIEKIRRQKNRRSRKAKEKVLLFKRKTSEKKQNRKITNDD, from the coding sequence ATGCCAGAACAAACTATTATAAGTATAACAAAACTGAATAAATTAAAATTAAGAATGGAAACTTTAGGCATTAAAGAACAAGATCTTGTTGAGAAGTTCATCTTAGGCTCGGGAAGCGGAGGTCAAAAAGTCAACAAAACAGCTTCTACTGTTTATCTTAAATATCTCCCAACTGGCGAAGAGGTGAAGTGTGGGGAAGAGCGTTCGCGGGCAATTAATCGATTTTTAGCACGCAGAATATTATGTGATGTAATTGAAAAAAAAATCTTAGGTAAAGAATCTAAAAAACAACAAGATATAGAAAAAATAAGACGACAAAAAAACCGTAGATCTAGAAAAGCTAAAGAGAAGGTTCTTTTATTCAAACGCAAAACATCTGAAAAGAAACAAAATAGAAAAATAACTAATGATGATTAA
- a CDS encoding DUF3078 domain-containing protein, producing the protein MRHVFLSMVIILGSFLYADSSWQTKADVRFNLSQTAYDNWKDGGENTWIWQLGFLGSHDQIKPETNWKNSLKVNYGQSRQGSEEIRKSSDELRFISVYSWKKSNVYAAFNLLSQISEGKDYSGLTPALVSFAFDPLYLTESLGYETLLLNAITTRVGVALKQTIANKTSLTSSKSEFGVEFVTEFAHKLTETVSYATTLQLFSQLKSVDQIDVYWDNDVKGKLTSDLNWIFNINLKYNKDVSSIVQLKQTFALQYLFSLI; encoded by the coding sequence ATGAGGCATGTATTTTTGTCTATGGTAATAATATTGGGAAGTTTTTTGTACGCTGATTCGAGTTGGCAAACAAAAGCAGATGTTAGGTTTAATCTTTCGCAGACTGCTTATGACAATTGGAAAGATGGTGGTGAAAATACTTGGATTTGGCAGTTAGGTTTTCTGGGAAGTCACGATCAAATCAAACCTGAAACTAATTGGAAAAATAGCTTAAAGGTCAATTATGGCCAGAGTCGTCAAGGATCGGAAGAAATCAGAAAATCCAGCGACGAATTGCGTTTCATTTCTGTATATTCATGGAAAAAAAGTAACGTTTATGCCGCTTTCAATTTGTTGTCTCAAATTTCTGAAGGCAAAGATTATAGTGGGCTTACGCCGGCATTGGTTTCTTTTGCCTTTGATCCTTTGTATTTAACGGAAAGTTTAGGGTATGAAACCTTGCTATTAAATGCTATTACTACACGAGTTGGGGTTGCGTTAAAACAAACAATTGCCAATAAAACCTCCTTGACGTCTAGTAAGTCTGAATTTGGTGTTGAGTTTGTGACAGAATTTGCTCATAAACTGACTGAAACAGTATCTTATGCCACTACTTTACAGCTATTTTCACAATTGAAGTCAGTAGATCAGATTGATGTTTATTGGGATAATGATGTAAAGGGAAAATTAACTTCAGATTTGAACTGGATATTCAACATTAATTTGAAATATAACAAAGACGTATCTTCAATAGTTCAATTAAAGCAAACGTTTGCGTTGCAATATTTATTTTCTTTGATATAA
- a CDS encoding HAMP domain-containing sensor histidine kinase, whose amino-acid sequence MKLSIRYKVPLFFSITIIATAIISVFIIAYMSNYRMIGTHKNLVRKFAYENASEVLSKNKNQLEYKMMLLGKESNHLKAFFLIDNKKELVAKYDPGSIVDPSSYFLFCDKDCEKDLDFIKEGSQHVTIMRLEISGMLIGVLGGVFDKPSFWGLLTEIEDSVKLSLLVFFLVSFVLVIFISELLSKQIVNPIMEISRFINENSHLSPDLMKNIKIKKKKCWLYKKCNNQECESYKDDNNNCWDRYFENQKNNVSNPMLAPCFECSVFLRKEDDEIDRLKIFLNQLISKMRAQYKQGKQYSQSLEEKVNRRTAELREITDDLIAANLKTQMIIENVAEGIVVVDKNNYVIQFNQEAKRDFLIKDDKNIFGSNMEDVWEDKVAVKEIAAIVARTFALHKGLDIELIYEVADKKKHFVVRTTIVTNEHLDETFVILLIRNNTNEKIVENFKNDFFHMISHDLKNPLSSVIGFIDLLLHGSNKDKLHEKQKKYLEFANKSAGDLKKMLDDLSTIIKMQQRKIELDKETFVLNDLFVEVQQSFYPLFVQNETDFKFKVTPNDLTIVADYQRIKQVLSNLIGNAVKSGENVVVKMEAVKLASDTIIVVEDNGEGIPADKIPLLFERFAQLYTYQEADAGLGLGLSIVKNIINLHNGTISVDSQINKGTKFTITLPNNG is encoded by the coding sequence ATGAAGTTAAGTATTAGATATAAGGTGCCTCTGTTTTTTTCAATAACCATAATAGCTACAGCTATAATTTCTGTTTTTATAATTGCGTATATGAGCAATTACAGAATGATAGGAACTCATAAAAATTTAGTAAGAAAATTCGCTTATGAGAATGCAAGCGAAGTATTATCAAAAAATAAAAATCAGCTGGAATATAAAATGATGCTCTTGGGTAAGGAAAGCAATCATTTGAAAGCTTTCTTTTTAATAGACAATAAAAAAGAACTTGTAGCCAAATATGATCCTGGAAGCATTGTAGACCCCAGCAGTTATTTTTTGTTCTGTGATAAAGATTGTGAAAAAGATTTAGATTTTATTAAAGAGGGCAGTCAACATGTAACTATTATGAGGCTTGAGATTAGTGGAATGTTGATTGGTGTTCTTGGCGGAGTGTTTGATAAACCAAGCTTTTGGGGTTTATTAACTGAAATTGAGGATAGCGTAAAACTTTCTTTACTTGTTTTTTTTCTTGTCTCTTTTGTGTTAGTCATTTTTATATCAGAACTGTTAAGCAAACAAATAGTTAATCCCATTATGGAGATTTCTAGATTTATTAATGAAAACAGTCATTTAAGTCCTGATTTAATGAAAAATATCAAGATTAAGAAAAAGAAATGTTGGCTTTATAAAAAATGTAACAATCAGGAATGTGAAAGCTATAAGGATGATAATAATAATTGTTGGGATAGGTATTTCGAAAACCAGAAAAATAATGTTTCAAACCCAATGCTAGCTCCTTGTTTTGAGTGCTCTGTTTTCCTTCGAAAAGAAGATGATGAGATTGATAGATTGAAAATATTTTTAAACCAACTTATTTCTAAAATGAGAGCTCAGTATAAACAGGGTAAACAATATAGCCAGTCACTTGAGGAGAAGGTTAATAGACGCACAGCTGAACTAAGAGAGATTACAGACGACCTAATAGCTGCAAACTTAAAAACACAGATGATTATAGAAAATGTCGCAGAGGGGATAGTTGTTGTAGATAAAAATAATTACGTCATTCAGTTCAATCAAGAAGCAAAGAGAGACTTTTTAATAAAAGACGATAAAAATATTTTCGGTAGTAATATGGAAGATGTTTGGGAAGACAAGGTAGCCGTAAAAGAAATAGCCGCAATCGTTGCAAGAACATTTGCCTTACATAAAGGATTAGACATAGAATTAATATATGAAGTAGCAGATAAAAAAAAGCATTTTGTGGTTAGAACAACAATTGTTACTAATGAGCATCTTGATGAAACTTTTGTTATTTTACTCATCAGGAATAACACTAACGAGAAGATAGTTGAGAATTTTAAAAATGATTTTTTCCATATGATATCACACGATCTGAAGAACCCTTTATCCAGCGTTATTGGGTTCATTGATCTTTTATTACATGGTTCAAATAAAGATAAATTGCATGAGAAGCAGAAAAAATATTTAGAGTTTGCTAACAAAAGTGCTGGGGATCTAAAAAAGATGCTCGATGACCTTAGTACAATCATCAAGATGCAACAGCGTAAAATAGAATTGGATAAAGAAACTTTTGTTTTAAATGATTTGTTTGTTGAAGTACAACAGTCTTTTTATCCTTTGTTTGTTCAAAATGAAACCGATTTTAAATTTAAAGTTACACCTAACGATCTTACTATCGTTGCTGACTACCAAAGAATAAAGCAAGTGCTCTCTAACCTGATTGGTAATGCAGTTAAGTCTGGAGAAAATGTTGTTGTTAAAATGGAAGCCGTCAAATTGGCTTCTGATACAATAATTGTTGTAGAAGATAATGGAGAAGGAATACCCGCAGACAAGATACCTTTATTGTTTGAACGATTTGCTCAATTATATACTTACCAAGAAGCAGACGCAGGGCTTGGCCTGGGGCTGTCTATTGTAAAAAATATAATTAACCTACATAATGGAACTATAAGTGTTGATAGTCAGATAAACAAAGGAACAAAATTTACAATAACGCTGCCGAATAATGGTTAA
- a CDS encoding ATP-binding protein — MVNLFTYLSLESISLGQLYQQFVIILFSVIILFSAYISIVKLPASHNMKLRFKVVFISNFIVLFVSCLFFIFLRLAKYSYHTSAFWLPIFSIVIQLGYLLGHIILPLALIIPEYIRDGRFKRVLAFFVTIFVLVTVFLIAIALNPSWTKAYVLFINKGWLLVAIELFFIISVGFMLILSKLKSNIFLSLACTNLFFANGLHLMTLLQPRYIKYLVVYNLLIILANIFVEIYIFFEIIKALRVSNNEVQKLNKELESRIQERTQDLFNSNKELFQTNYMLHQEKEKLNAIIRNIDEGIIVSNVMGNILLVNDSANRILGIKDKQIGSSIKGIIQDNEYIKDMNGLVLKKVRKISKDIVVNLDGEERHIQYISTLSIDSKDNIIGIITLIRDVSKEIEVERLKTGFLKTISHELKTPLTTIIGFAETLSSERRGQLNSDQKDFVDIIVKEGEHLHRLISNLLEFTKISSSKASLMYEEFNLRSLITEIMESFLPIVESKGIKMSIDEGAIIPSIQADKLKIQKAFLNIIKNAIDYTNEGEITVSFHVAKKKIITIIKDTGVGIPESEQIRIFDTFFQYDQKKVSGYKSGLGLGLALAKNFIQVHDGKIWVESGQDKGSTFFIELPVAR; from the coding sequence ATGGTTAATTTATTTACATATTTATCTTTAGAAAGCATTTCATTAGGGCAACTGTACCAACAGTTCGTCATTATATTGTTTTCAGTGATCATATTGTTTTCTGCTTATATAAGCATAGTTAAGCTTCCCGCTAGCCACAACATGAAGCTTAGATTTAAAGTGGTTTTTATTAGTAATTTTATTGTTTTATTTGTTTCTTGTCTTTTTTTTATATTCCTTAGATTAGCAAAGTATAGCTACCATACTTCCGCCTTTTGGTTGCCAATATTTAGTATTGTTATTCAGCTTGGATACCTTTTAGGTCATATAATATTGCCCTTAGCGCTTATTATTCCAGAATATATTCGTGATGGAAGATTTAAAAGAGTTTTAGCTTTTTTTGTCACTATTTTTGTTTTGGTGACAGTCTTTTTAATCGCTATTGCGCTTAATCCGAGCTGGACAAAAGCTTATGTTTTGTTTATTAACAAAGGCTGGCTACTTGTAGCAATTGAGTTGTTTTTTATTATTAGCGTTGGGTTTATGCTTATTTTAAGCAAACTTAAGTCTAATATTTTTCTTTCTTTGGCCTGTACTAATTTGTTTTTTGCAAATGGGTTACACTTGATGACACTATTACAACCAAGGTATATCAAATATTTAGTTGTTTATAATTTGCTGATCATTTTAGCCAACATATTTGTGGAAATTTATATTTTCTTTGAAATAATCAAAGCTCTTCGAGTTAGCAATAACGAGGTGCAAAAGCTCAATAAAGAGTTGGAAAGCAGAATTCAAGAACGTACTCAGGATTTGTTTAATAGCAATAAGGAATTATTTCAGACTAACTACATGCTTCATCAGGAAAAAGAGAAATTAAACGCAATAATCCGCAATATAGACGAAGGTATTATCGTGAGCAATGTAATGGGCAACATTCTGTTGGTTAATGATAGTGCCAATAGAATCTTAGGCATCAAAGATAAACAGATAGGTTCATCCATCAAAGGAATAATACAGGACAATGAATATATAAAAGACATGAATGGGTTGGTTCTTAAAAAGGTTAGAAAGATAAGTAAAGATATTGTTGTAAATCTTGACGGTGAAGAGCGACACATTCAATACATTTCTACCCTTTCTATTGACTCCAAAGATAATATTATTGGGATTATTACTTTGATTAGGGATGTTTCCAAAGAGATAGAAGTGGAAAGGTTAAAAACAGGATTTCTAAAAACAATCTCGCATGAATTAAAGACTCCATTAACAACGATTATTGGCTTTGCGGAAACTTTGTCTTCAGAGAGAAGAGGTCAGCTTAATAGTGATCAGAAAGATTTCGTTGATATTATAGTTAAAGAGGGCGAGCATTTGCATAGGTTAATTTCTAATCTTTTAGAGTTTACAAAAATAAGCTCTAGTAAGGCTAGCCTTATGTATGAAGAGTTTAACCTTAGATCCCTAATAACGGAAATAATGGAAAGTTTTTTGCCAATAGTCGAGTCTAAAGGAATTAAAATGAGCATTGATGAAGGAGCTATTATCCCCTCTATTCAAGCAGATAAGTTGAAAATACAAAAGGCATTTTTAAACATTATTAAGAATGCAATTGATTATACAAACGAGGGAGAAATTACTGTCTCTTTTCATGTTGCTAAGAAAAAAATTATAACAATTATTAAGGATACAGGGGTTGGAATACCAGAAAGTGAGCAGATAAGAATATTTGATACTTTTTTTCAGTATGACCAGAAGAAAGTTTCAGGTTATAAGAGCGGGTTAGGCTTGGGGCTTGCCTTAGCAAAGAATTTTATTCAGGTTCACGATGGGAAAATATGGGTAGAGAGCGGACAAGACAAGGGGTCAACCTTTTTTATTGAACTTCCGGTTGCTCGATAA